ATCGAATTCAGGCGCAGTAATGCCTGTAAATGACCTGAAAGAATTCGTTTTTTTATACAGTTTTTCATAGGTTATCATGTTATCTCCCCTGAGATAACATGGTTTTTGGAGTTTATGTGGTTAATTGCGCAAGAGGTTTATTTCTCTTAACTGCTTCTGAACCTCCCTTCTGAAAGTCCTGAAAACGTTTGTTGTCATTCTGTTTTTCAAACGGATCTCTCTCCTTTGACTTTGTAAGAACGAGAGGATCCATATCATCCTTTCGTTTCCAGGGTTTCTCCGTTTGCACTTTGATAGTCTTACCCATCAGCAATCACCGATTCCATTAATCGCGCGATTTATGCGTTCCAGACTTTCCCGTTCTTCGGTCTTCTTCTTTTTGTCTTGCCCAGTATTAACTGGGGCTTTGAAGTTTACCATATTTACACCTATCAGCAACGCCTGAGCTCACACTGCGCTGCCGTTTATATTCCATCCCCTCAAAAAAAAGTACTGGTACCGCCAGATACCATCACCATCTTTGAGGCTGTGTGAGAGTAATTTCGAAAGACAAATCATTCTAGAATTACTGAAGTTTTGCGTTTTTTGGGCAGTTGAGCTCAAATATCAATTCACAAAAACTGAAATTTGAGTGTGAATTTTAAAAAACGCAAAACTTGAATAGAATTAGATAAACACCTCTATGTGTAGTGTCTTGATTGTCTTTCATCGGCTTTTTTATCATCACAAATAAAATTACATTCGCGATGCTTCAATATGATTGCGTCTAACAGACGTGAATCAATTGAAGAAAAAAAAGCGCGTAAAAAATTTTAATTTATTTGTAAAAAACATGAAATCACCATATATAAAAAATAATAGTTACTTACACGTGACACATCACTAATCCACTAAGAAGAAATGTACGTAAATCTTTATATAGTTTATCGACATCTGCCGTAAAAATCAAAAAACAATCAATGCTACGGAGATTACGCTCAAATAAGCACGGGCACTGATTTCAGCACTTCAAAAGGAGATTTTTATAAAAATCAGGAACATATGCTATCACTGTGGCTGATACGCTACAATAGAGAATGCCCGCGTGACTTTAGAAACGACGGACAAATAAAAGATTTAGATGGCGTGTGTCTTTCAGATATAACGGCACACCAAAAACAATGCGCAATTATCGCGGGCTCTATAGATTTCGACAGCCTACAAGAAGGATTAAAGGAAAGTATATGCGGAATCATGTATTTTCGGCTTTTAAACTTTCGCGCGCAAAAATAATAGCATGCCAGAAAACATCATTGACAAAGTCGCAAAAGTCGCGCGCCTCTCTCTAACCGATGCCGAAAAGGCAAAGTTCGAACGTGATATGAACGACATTCTTAAGGCGTTCGGTTCCCTCGACCGCGCGAAAACAGACGGCGTAGAGCCTGCTTTCCAGCCGATAGAGACAAAGAACGCATTGCGCGACGACGTAGTTGAAGAATGCTTAAGCCAGGAAGACGCGCTTTCAAACACTGTGCATAAGGAAAACGGATTTTTTAAGGGACCTCGCGTTATTTAGAATCTTTTTTAATATTTTTTCCTACACTCAGCCCTGCCACATAGTGCTTGAGCTGAAATTCAAGGGTTTCATCGCTGCTTGCAATGTCCTCGAATGAAGAAATTTCCTTGTATATCTGCTGCAAGGCATCCTTTGCACCAATTTTTGTTTCAATAATTCGCTCATAATGATTTTCGGGCGCATTGACAAGAACGCTTATGCTGTTTTTTGACGCATACGCGAATTCAAACGTCTTCTTTCCAGGTATGCCTATTACATCAACCTGAAAGCTGCCATTTACAGCATCTTGCTCGCTAAAGGCTAAAGTAGGCCTTACATTTATCGCTCCTTTGATTTCTTTGACATATTTTAGATTTTCTTCAGACATATTAAAACCTCATTAAAAATAACTTTCAAAACCCGGAACTTTCGGTTTTTCTTCCGCAGGTTCTTTTGGCATAACAACTTTGGAAACTTCATAAAGGCATTCAGAAATACGCGGTTTGCGCGTTTCGTTTATTTTTTGCAGTTTCGTTATGTCAAAATCAGCAGGATATAGTACTGTCAGTAAAAAGGCTGCGCCTATTTTTTCTGTCAGTTGTTCAAATTTTAAGTCATTGTAGAAACTTAATATTTTCGAATCCACTTTTGTATCCCCTTCATTACTCTTAAAAAAAGTTTCGGAGTAAGCAGCCACTTCATCGGCTCGCTTGGCAGTAATTTCACTGTCGGATGCAACGCGAAGGCCATTATGCAAAGATACAACTGCATGCATAGGAATGTACTCATCAAGTGTTTTTACAAGCATCTTTTCATCAACCATAAAATCATTAATTACTATTGTATAGTTACTTTAAAAGCTTTTATTATGGATGAAATGTCATTAAAAGACACGTATTAAGCCTTTAAGCTTCCCGCGCGAATAAATATGCTTACAAGAGAGGATGCTCATGTCATTCATCGTCAAACCTTGCGCAGGCGGAACTGTTTTTGTAATTAATTTTGATAATCTGCGCAAACTAGATTTTCAAGGCATTATTGAGAAAACAAAAGGCTCGCGCTTTAAATTATCAGTAGAAACGCCGGAAGTCCTGCTTCTGAAATCAGGCGATATCGGCATCACACTATTTAAAAGCGGCAAGATAATGGCAAAAAACGTGAAGTCGCACGAGGAAGCTGAGAAAATAGCAGAAGAATTCGGAAAGGTCATCGGCGCGAATTAGGCGATTTCTATTTAAATACATCTACAAAGAATTATTGCAGTGGGCATGTAGCTCAGCTTGGATAGAGCACTGTTGCGGCCGCATAATCGGCCGGCGCTTAGGGCGATTTGCACCTTGGTATGCAAAGCTTGAAAATCATTATGATTTTCAAGACTGCATTTTCGATGCAGTCACCTGTCATTACGTCGGCTTAAATGCAGCTGCGGTGTAGGCCTTCTAAGCCAGGGGTCGGGGGTTCAATGGAATTCTAAAATATTCCGAACTTATCCCTCCATGCTCGCTAATAATTCTCGGAAAATCGATATGCTTGAACTTTACGGCCTTAAAATCAACGTCTTTGAAAACGTCTATGAGCCCGCAGAAGACACATTTCTTCTGATTTCCGCGCTCCAAAATTCGGATTTGAAAAACAAAACGGTCCTGGAAATCGGCACCGGAAGCGGAATTATTGCGCTATTTGCCGCGCGATTCGCAAAATCTGTCCTTGCAGTTGACATAAATCCGAAAGCAATAAACTGCGCAAAAGAGAACGTGAAAATAAATGGCATAAAAAACGTCGAATTTCGCGAAAGCAATTTGTTCTCAAATATAAATGAAAAGTTTGACATCATCATCTTCAATCCGCCGTATCTGCCTGATGAGCAAATAACGCAGGACATCGCACTTGACGGCGGGCATGACGGAAGAAAAGTGATTGAAAGATTCCTGGAAGATGCGCCAAAATTCCTGAATGCGCGCGGCAAAATATTTCTTCTTGAATCCTCGATTTCGCATTATGAAAAAACGCTGCAGCATTTTGAAAAAATCGGCTTTAATGCAATAATAATTGCACGAGAGAAATTTGACTGGGAAGAGCTTGTTGTAATGAAAGCAACGCATATATAAAGGCGCGCACAATAATCTGATATGAAATGGCTTGCAATCGGCTTTTTAATCTTCATCTCTTCTGTCATGGCGTTCGCAATTCCAGACACCGCATCTTCTATATGGTTTGAAGGAAACACATCACAGCATTATGCTCCAAGCTGCTTTAATGTAAACTGGAGCGCAGTTTCAAATGAAGATATATCGAATTACACGGTGTTTGTAGTAAATTCCCTGAACGGCAAAACAATACTAAAATCGACAAACACAAGCGCTACAGGATTTATTTTTTCAGGGGCTAATGGAATGAAATATCAATTTAAAATCGCCGCGATTAACACCACCGGAAAGCAAGGCCCAAATGCTACGTCCGATTGGATGTTCGTAGATGCTCTTGCTCCGAAAGTATATTTTTACTCCACGTCCCCTGCAAACGGCGCATATATGAAAATAAAAAAAATATGGATAACTATCAACGTAAGCGGCTCAAACAGCAACACACTCATAAATGAAGGCTCTGAATCTTCGATAATTGCGGGCTCAATAGCCCATAAAGTTAAAGTTGATATGGTTTCCGATGCATCTACGGCATACATAACTATGGATAGCGGCACTTCAGAAAGAGTAATTGCCGGAAACAGGTATATTATTAACGGAATGTTGGTATATATAAACAGCATTTCATATGGAAGCGGAACGAACAAAGTCG
The sequence above is a segment of the Nanoarchaeota archaeon genome. Coding sequences within it:
- the gatC gene encoding Asp-tRNA(Asn)/Glu-tRNA(Gln) amidotransferase subunit GatC produces the protein MPENIIDKVAKVARLSLTDAEKAKFERDMNDILKAFGSLDRAKTDGVEPAFQPIETKNALRDDVVEECLSQEDALSNTVHKENGFFKGPRVI
- a CDS encoding methyltransferase, whose product is MLELYGLKINVFENVYEPAEDTFLLISALQNSDLKNKTVLEIGTGSGIIALFAARFAKSVLAVDINPKAINCAKENVKINGIKNVEFRESNLFSNINEKFDIIIFNPPYLPDEQITQDIALDGGHDGRKVIERFLEDAPKFLNARGKIFLLESSISHYEKTLQHFEKIGFNAIIIAREKFDWEELVVMKATHI